The Legionella beliardensis genome includes a window with the following:
- a CDS encoding AAA family ATPase has translation MPALSHDTLTKEAMSALLTSKDRYTAIQGYAGVAKTSMLAEAALLINAQGYEMRGVTVASSAAFELQEKAGIKTDVFPLVHQELKAAPTASLSKTLFIVDEASMLSSHQGHELIKHIERTGARLLLVGDTAQLPSVNAGRLFGLTQEYGIKTTVMDEIVRQKNETLKEAVMAATQGQVSAAIDKLDVKALATHDERVAWIANHWLALTPIKREKTLLFAPTHANRESITQLLRQGLKQEGTLEGKPYNQTILKAKAMEPIQQRFVAYFQKNDTLRFNQDFKKNKIKAGHYYTVGEISKKNRDNNVLPLIDEQGKLIKFNLRELPQYKTHTAPFERPLEVYEPKKLELLPNDKVMWTRNFKSDAIRNGQCATLKDIKEDIFYFITKEGQQLALEKSHPALNHLDYSYVLTNYKVQGKDAPFGVGLMESVHRFGSTLNNFYVQISRAVHGMTLVTDNKEKLINAIRQNTTEKPAALDMTTSTQLMRHEQGFHDKNEHSLQAVITKKIELESLELTDCKRSAMNHDSLLIKREVSDISKDFSKELEL, from the coding sequence TTGCCTGCCTTATCCCATGACACGCTCACAAAAGAAGCGATGAGTGCGCTACTCACAAGCAAAGACCGCTATACAGCAATTCAAGGGTATGCAGGCGTTGCCAAGACCTCCATGCTCGCGGAAGCGGCGTTATTAATTAATGCGCAAGGTTATGAGATGCGAGGGGTGACAGTGGCAAGCTCTGCCGCGTTTGAATTGCAAGAAAAAGCAGGCATTAAAACAGATGTCTTTCCACTGGTGCATCAAGAACTAAAAGCTGCTCCCACGGCGTCGTTATCTAAAACGCTCTTTATTGTCGATGAAGCCTCCATGCTCTCTTCTCATCAAGGCCACGAGCTTATTAAGCACATTGAACGCACCGGCGCAAGGCTTCTATTGGTTGGAGATACGGCACAATTGCCCAGTGTGAATGCAGGGCGGCTCTTTGGACTTACGCAAGAGTATGGGATTAAAACGACAGTCATGGATGAAATAGTACGGCAAAAAAATGAAACACTTAAAGAGGCGGTGATGGCAGCAACCCAAGGGCAGGTGAGCGCGGCAATCGATAAGCTTGATGTGAAAGCGTTGGCAACACATGATGAACGGGTTGCTTGGATTGCGAATCATTGGCTTGCTTTAACGCCGATAAAACGTGAGAAAACATTATTGTTTGCGCCAACACATGCCAATCGCGAGTCCATCACCCAGTTGCTTCGCCAGGGGTTAAAGCAGGAGGGTACCTTAGAGGGTAAGCCTTACAATCAAACAATTCTTAAAGCGAAAGCGATGGAGCCCATACAGCAGCGTTTTGTTGCCTATTTTCAGAAAAACGATACGCTACGTTTTAATCAGGATTTTAAAAAAAATAAGATTAAAGCAGGTCACTATTATACGGTTGGTGAAATCAGCAAAAAAAATCGCGACAACAATGTCTTGCCCTTGATAGATGAGCAAGGGAAATTAATTAAATTTAATTTACGAGAGTTACCCCAGTATAAAACACACACAGCCCCTTTTGAACGGCCCCTTGAAGTGTATGAACCCAAAAAGTTAGAGCTGTTACCCAATGATAAGGTGATGTGGACTCGTAATTTTAAATCAGATGCCATTCGCAATGGTCAATGTGCGACGCTAAAAGATATTAAAGAAGATATCTTTTATTTTATCACTAAGGAAGGGCAGCAATTAGCCCTTGAAAAATCACATCCTGCGTTAAACCATCTTGATTACAGTTACGTGCTGACTAACTACAAAGTTCAAGGAAAAGATGCACCCTTTGGTGTTGGTTTAATGGAATCGGTTCATCGATTTGGCAGCACGCTTAATAATTTTTATGTCCAGATTTCAAGAGCGGTTCACGGGATGACTTTAGTCACCGACAACAAAGAAAAACTCATTAACGCGATAAGACAAAATACCACTGAAAAACCAGCAGCACTTGATATGACCACGAGCACGCAATTAATGCGCCATGAACAAGGGTTTCATGACAAGAATGAGCATTCTCTGCAAGCCGTTATTACTAAAAAAATTGAACTGGAATCGTTGGAATTAACCGATTGCAAGCGTTCAGCGATGAATCATGATTCACTTTTAATTAAAAGAGAAGTAAGTGACATAAGTAAGGATTTTAGTAAAGAATTAGAACTATAA
- a CDS encoding YpsA SLOG family protein, producing MRAPANKDSGTAFTINEASVQEKPYLIIDISQSEEENLFNIQEFIKQNDIKVLNVAGPRESIIMVFIKKFLIFLNILFNN from the coding sequence TTGCGCGCGCCTGCCAATAAAGATAGTGGTACTGCATTTACAATCAATGAAGCTTCAGTACAGGAAAAACCATATCTTATCATCGATATTTCACAATCTGAGGAAGAAAACTTATTTAATATACAGGAGTTTATTAAGCAGAATGATATAAAGGTTTTAAATGTAGCTGGTCCTAGAGAATCAATAATAATGGTATTTATCAAAAAATTTTTAATTTTCTTAAATATACTTTTCAACAACTAG